The Nitrosomonadales bacterium nucleotide sequence CCGCTGGCGGCGATCGCCAGCTACTTGCGGGCGGTGCAGCAGGAAGCATCCTGTCGCGGGTATCGCTTCGATGCGGACAAGATCGGGCCCGAAACGACGCGCCGCAGGATCGCGGTCACGCAAGGCCAGGTCGAATACGAACTCCGGCATCTTCGAAGCAAGCTGGCCGTGCGGGATGTCGCCGCGCTGGGGCGGCTGCAACAGTGTGGACCGGCACA carries:
- a CDS encoding DNA lyase codes for the protein MRLWSLHPKHLDAKGLVALWREALLAQKVLRGETRGYRHHPQLQRFRTHPEPLAAIASYLRAVQQEASCRGYRFDADKIGPETTRRRIAVTQGQVEYELRHLRSKLAVRDVAALGRLQQCGPAQLHPLFRGVAGEVEPWEVV